One Amycolatopsis sp. NBC_00355 genomic window carries:
- the purD gene encoding phosphoribosylamine--glycine ligase, whose amino-acid sequence MRVLVIGSGAREHALVLAASGDPTVTALACAPGNAGTAAMAEQLGVEAADPDAVAALAKSWQADLVVIGPEVPLVAGVADAVRKAGIACFGPSASAARIEGSKAFAKDVMAAANVPTARSEVVDNPARLDAALARFGPTWVVKDDGLAAGKGVVVTTDYDVARKHAIMLLDGGHPVLLESFLDGPEASLFCFVDGHTVVPLLPAQDFKRVGDDDAGPNTGGMGAYAPLPWAPENLVDDLVERVVQPVADELVARGAPFSGLLYAGLALTSEGPQVIEFNCRFGDPETQVVLALLRTPIAGLMQATATGKLAEHPPLEWSGGAAVTVVIAADGYPGKPRTGDVITGGEIDGVLHAGTRRRDDGAVVSSGGRVLSVVGTGKTLKSARKHAYEAVEKVHLAGSHHRTDIALKAANGEVGAPVAQQNA is encoded by the coding sequence GTGCGCGTACTGGTAATCGGCTCCGGCGCCCGTGAGCACGCTCTCGTCCTCGCGGCGTCCGGCGACCCCACGGTCACCGCCCTGGCCTGCGCGCCCGGCAACGCCGGGACGGCCGCGATGGCCGAGCAGCTCGGTGTCGAGGCGGCGGACCCGGACGCGGTCGCCGCCCTCGCGAAGAGCTGGCAGGCCGACCTGGTGGTGATCGGGCCCGAGGTCCCGCTCGTCGCCGGCGTCGCCGACGCCGTCCGCAAGGCCGGTATCGCCTGCTTCGGCCCGTCGGCCTCGGCGGCCCGCATCGAAGGCTCGAAGGCGTTCGCCAAGGACGTCATGGCCGCGGCGAACGTGCCGACCGCGCGCAGCGAGGTGGTCGACAACCCGGCCCGCCTCGACGCCGCGCTCGCCCGCTTCGGCCCGACCTGGGTGGTCAAGGACGACGGCCTCGCCGCGGGCAAGGGCGTCGTTGTCACGACCGACTACGACGTCGCCCGCAAGCACGCCATCATGCTGCTCGACGGCGGCCACCCGGTCCTCCTGGAGTCCTTTTTGGACGGTCCGGAGGCCTCGCTCTTCTGCTTCGTCGACGGCCACACCGTCGTGCCGCTGCTGCCCGCGCAGGACTTCAAGCGCGTCGGCGACGACGACGCCGGCCCGAACACCGGCGGCATGGGTGCCTACGCCCCGCTGCCCTGGGCGCCCGAAAACCTGGTCGACGACCTGGTCGAGCGGGTCGTCCAGCCGGTCGCCGACGAGCTGGTCGCGCGCGGCGCGCCGTTCTCCGGCCTGCTCTACGCCGGGCTCGCGCTGACGTCCGAGGGCCCGCAGGTCATCGAGTTCAACTGCCGCTTCGGCGACCCGGAGACCCAGGTCGTGCTGGCCCTGCTGCGCACGCCGATCGCCGGGCTGATGCAGGCCACGGCCACCGGCAAGCTCGCCGAGCACCCGCCGCTGGAGTGGTCCGGCGGCGCCGCGGTCACCGTCGTGATCGCCGCCGACGGTTACCCGGGCAAGCCGCGCACCGGCGACGTCATCACCGGCGGCGAGATCGACGGTGTGCTGCACGCCGGTACCCGGCGTCGTGACGACGGCGCGGTCGTGTCCTCCGGCGGCCGCGTGCTGTCGGTCGTCGGCACCGGCAAGACGCTCAAGTCGGCGCGCAAGCACGCGTACGAAGCCGTGGAGAAGGTGCACCTCGCGGGCTCGCACCACCGCACGGACATCGCGCTCAAGGCAGCGAACGGCGAGGTCGGCGCCCCGGTGGCGCAGCAGAACGCGTGA
- a CDS encoding serine hydrolase domain-containing protein, giving the protein MKVPLTTFSGVVLVSRGDETLVSEARGFAHRGYGVENTADTRFAIASGTKGFTALVVVGLIAEGRLSLETTARSILGADLPLIDDAVTVEHLLTHTSGIGDYCDEEADPPPTPLLATSADYLGALDGFPQRSVPGTEFRYNNGAFAVLGLLAERVAGRPFPDLVHERVCAPAGMTDTAFLRSDALPGRTATGYLEDGRTNVFSLPVAGFGDGGIYSTAPDIRKFWPAFLGGRIVAREWVTRMLRPHTDRYGLGFWLPWPGAVRLEGGDHGVSFRSTHANGTTATLISNHHRGGGPLLRQLDEFLTKP; this is encoded by the coding sequence ATGAAGGTGCCCCTCACGACGTTCTCCGGCGTGGTGCTGGTGAGCCGCGGCGACGAGACGCTGGTGTCCGAGGCGCGCGGGTTCGCGCATCGCGGCTACGGCGTCGAGAACACCGCCGACACGCGGTTCGCGATCGCCAGCGGCACCAAGGGGTTCACCGCGCTGGTCGTCGTCGGGCTGATCGCCGAGGGACGGCTTTCGCTGGAGACGACGGCCCGCTCGATCCTGGGCGCCGACCTGCCGTTGATCGACGACGCCGTGACGGTCGAGCACCTGCTGACGCACACCTCCGGCATCGGCGACTACTGCGACGAAGAGGCGGATCCACCGCCGACTCCGCTGCTCGCCACCTCCGCCGACTACCTGGGCGCGCTCGACGGCTTTCCGCAGAGATCCGTGCCCGGCACGGAGTTCCGGTACAACAACGGCGCGTTCGCCGTCCTCGGCCTGCTCGCCGAACGGGTCGCGGGCCGGCCGTTCCCCGACCTCGTGCACGAGCGCGTCTGCGCGCCCGCCGGGATGACCGACACGGCGTTCCTCCGGTCGGACGCGCTGCCCGGCCGGACCGCCACCGGCTACCTGGAAGACGGCCGCACCAACGTGTTCAGCCTGCCGGTCGCGGGCTTCGGCGACGGCGGGATCTACAGCACCGCACCGGACATCCGGAAGTTCTGGCCCGCGTTCCTCGGCGGCCGGATCGTGGCGCGCGAGTGGGTGACCCGGATGCTGCGCCCGCACACGGACCGGTACGGCCTCGGCTTCTGGCTGCCGTGGCCCGGCGCCGTGCGGCTGGAAGGCGGCGACCACGGCGTCTCGTTCCGGAGCACGCACGCGAACGGCACTACCGCGACGCTCATCTCGAACCACCACCGGGGCGGCGGACCGCTGCTCCGGCAGCTGGACGAGTTCTTGACGAAGCCTTGA
- a CDS encoding threonine aldolase family protein: MTFTPQPLDFRSDTVTRPDDTMRAAMASAEVGDNVLERDPTVAQLEERAAHVLGMPAALWVPSGTMANLVALSLHLQRGDRFLATRGAHVLANELGSAAWLAGGMPEALEHDGGPGRPSPGTLKAAIGQPGPYFTLRTSLLCLENTHNAAGGAVTPPDEHAQLLSVAKEAGLTVHLDGARLWQAAVALEVPPAALTVGVDSVSACFSKGLGAPVGSVVAGSVDFVERARRMRQMLGGGVRQGGVLAAACLVALDRVPDLAASHENARRLAEGLNEHGWPTNTPDTNIVLAEVPDVPAALAWLDSLGIRTGPMSGKVRFVTHRDLSAADIDETLRRMEKQ, encoded by the coding sequence GTGACCTTCACGCCGCAGCCGCTGGACTTCCGTTCCGACACCGTCACCCGGCCGGACGACACGATGCGGGCGGCGATGGCCTCCGCGGAGGTCGGGGACAACGTGCTCGAACGCGACCCGACCGTCGCCCAGCTCGAAGAGCGGGCCGCGCACGTCCTGGGCATGCCGGCCGCCCTGTGGGTGCCGAGCGGGACGATGGCCAACCTCGTCGCGCTGAGCCTGCACCTGCAGCGCGGCGACCGGTTCCTCGCGACGCGCGGCGCGCACGTGCTCGCCAACGAGCTGGGCTCGGCCGCGTGGCTGGCCGGCGGCATGCCGGAGGCGCTGGAGCACGACGGCGGCCCGGGCCGCCCTTCGCCGGGCACCCTCAAAGCGGCGATCGGACAACCCGGGCCGTACTTCACATTACGGACATCTCTGCTCTGCCTCGAGAACACGCACAACGCGGCCGGCGGCGCGGTGACCCCGCCCGACGAGCACGCTCAGCTGCTGTCCGTCGCCAAGGAAGCCGGGCTGACCGTGCACCTCGACGGCGCCCGGCTCTGGCAGGCCGCGGTGGCCTTGGAGGTGCCGCCGGCGGCGTTGACGGTCGGGGTCGACAGCGTGTCGGCCTGCTTCAGCAAGGGCCTCGGCGCGCCGGTCGGCTCGGTCGTCGCGGGCAGCGTGGACTTCGTCGAACGGGCCCGCCGGATGCGGCAGATGCTCGGCGGCGGCGTCCGGCAGGGCGGCGTCCTGGCCGCGGCCTGCCTGGTGGCCCTGGACCGCGTGCCCGACCTGGCCGCCTCCCACGAGAACGCGCGGCGGCTGGCCGAAGGCCTGAACGAACACGGCTGGCCGACGAACACGCCGGACACGAACATCGTGCTGGCCGAGGTGCCCGACGTCCCGGCGGCGCTGGCCTGGCTCGACTCGCTCGGCATCCGCACCGGCCCGATGTCGGGCAAGGTCCGGTTCGTCACGCACCGGGACCTGAGCGCGGCCGACATCGACGAAACCCTGCGCCGGATGGAGAAACAGTGA
- a CDS encoding ESX secretion-associated protein EspG, with translation MTLVLSALEFDVLWESLELPRRHVVLDVPSGGTTRTERLELVDAAWASLGERRLARNRRVSGEIADMLHLLARPQSGIDVWVWAEREIRGRAVSVRGQAVLAVLDNDEVWLIPATEDGLPEAAVSVTGDLGPGIGQTVSIPYDTLRAADAAAKGDPKALVTALEDQGVVLFQAQELSGMLLGQEARGQFGAERTGRDGMAHRAPRVLAFFDTDAGRYLFQVAKDRDGREWATVTPADNALLATRIRELMAEA, from the coding sequence GTGACACTGGTGCTGTCCGCGCTGGAGTTCGACGTGCTCTGGGAGTCGCTCGAACTGCCCCGCCGGCACGTCGTGCTGGACGTGCCGAGCGGGGGAACAACCCGCACGGAACGTCTCGAGCTGGTGGACGCGGCGTGGGCGTCGCTGGGCGAACGGCGCCTGGCCCGCAACCGCCGCGTGTCCGGCGAGATCGCCGACATGCTGCACCTGCTGGCGCGCCCGCAGTCCGGCATCGACGTGTGGGTCTGGGCGGAGCGCGAGATCCGCGGCCGCGCGGTCAGCGTCCGCGGCCAGGCGGTCCTGGCGGTGCTCGACAACGACGAGGTCTGGCTGATCCCGGCCACGGAGGACGGCCTGCCGGAGGCGGCGGTCTCGGTGACGGGCGACCTGGGCCCGGGCATCGGCCAGACGGTCAGCATCCCGTACGACACCCTGCGCGCGGCCGACGCGGCCGCGAAGGGCGACCCGAAGGCGCTGGTCACGGCGTTGGAAGACCAAGGCGTGGTGCTGTTCCAGGCCCAGGAGCTGTCGGGAATGCTGCTGGGCCAGGAAGCCCGCGGCCAGTTCGGCGCGGAACGCACGGGCCGCGACGGCATGGCCCACCGGGCACCCCGGGTACTGGCGTTCTTCGACACGGACGCGGGCCGCTACCTGTTCCAGGTGGCCAAGGACCGCGACGGCCGCGAGTGGGCGACCGTGACGCCGGCGGACAACGCCCTGCTGGCGACCCGGATCCGCGAGCTGATGGCGGAGGCCTGA
- a CDS encoding glycerophosphodiester phosphodiesterase: MKRKRVGVLALAGLALLSVTGFAIGSANAAETGSADAAAHGRGHDDPVIIGHRGAPGYRPEHTLASYELAYRLGVDWVDVDLVPTKDGQLVARHEPEIGGTTDVARHPEFASRKKTLVIDGVSTTGWFTQDFTLAELKTLRAVERIPVNRPHNTLYNGRYQIASFQEVLDLTKRLGKQLHRTLGTYPEVKHSTFFQSIGNPIEPKLVSALKRNGLDRPDAPAIIQSFEVSNLIALHKQVRTPLLQLTSATGAPADFVASGDKRTYADIVSASGLKDVAKYAKYLGPDKSQIIPLDAAGNLTKPSAIVADAHKAGLKVQPYTFRNENPFLPANLRSSAEPDAYGDVFTEEAAFLQAGVDGFFADQADTALESLHTFLGR; encoded by the coding sequence ATGAAGCGCAAACGTGTCGGCGTCCTGGCACTCGCCGGACTGGCGTTGCTGAGCGTCACCGGATTCGCGATCGGGTCGGCGAACGCGGCCGAGACCGGGTCCGCCGATGCGGCCGCGCACGGGCGGGGTCACGATGATCCCGTGATCATCGGACACCGCGGCGCGCCCGGGTACCGGCCGGAGCACACGCTCGCCTCGTACGAGCTCGCCTACCGCCTCGGCGTCGACTGGGTCGACGTCGACCTCGTGCCCACGAAGGACGGCCAGCTGGTCGCCCGGCACGAGCCGGAGATCGGCGGCACCACCGACGTCGCGCGGCACCCGGAGTTCGCGTCCCGCAAGAAGACCCTGGTGATCGACGGCGTCTCGACGACCGGCTGGTTCACCCAGGACTTCACGCTGGCCGAGCTGAAGACGCTGCGCGCGGTCGAGCGGATCCCGGTCAACCGGCCGCACAACACGCTGTACAACGGGCGCTATCAGATCGCCTCCTTCCAGGAGGTGCTCGACCTGACCAAGCGGCTCGGCAAGCAGCTGCACCGGACGCTCGGCACCTACCCCGAGGTCAAGCACTCGACGTTCTTCCAGTCGATCGGCAACCCGATCGAGCCGAAGCTGGTCTCGGCCCTGAAGCGCAACGGCCTCGACCGGCCGGACGCGCCGGCGATCATCCAGTCCTTCGAGGTGTCGAACCTGATCGCGCTGCACAAGCAGGTCCGGACGCCGCTGCTGCAGCTGACGTCGGCGACCGGCGCCCCGGCGGACTTCGTCGCGAGCGGTGACAAGCGGACGTACGCGGACATCGTCTCGGCGTCCGGGCTGAAGGACGTCGCGAAGTACGCGAAGTACCTCGGGCCGGACAAGAGCCAGATCATCCCGCTGGACGCCGCCGGGAACCTGACGAAGCCGTCCGCGATCGTCGCCGACGCGCACAAGGCCGGCCTGAAGGTGCAGCCGTACACGTTCCGGAACGAGAACCCGTTCCTGCCGGCCAACCTGCGGTCCTCGGCCGAGCCGGACGCCTACGGTGACGTGTTCACCGAGGAAGCGGCGTTCCTCCAGGCGGGCGTCGACGGCTTCTTCGCCGACCAGGCCGACACGGCGCTCGAGTCGCTGCACACGTTCCTGGGCCGGTAA
- a CDS encoding DUF3558 domain-containing protein gives MLATAALAGCSAGTEGTPYPVETAATAASQSAKAAQLPQRPAELTLQGVNLCDVFPQVQLDALKITSTPREAPEQDGPTCVFDADGAEPVHSYHVRAVSSDLEQWITGARKKNSMTTEPKNIGGYPALTNYRAAGEPADCETLVGVARGRTLAVQTFAITRGQLTQPQLCDMSAHAADLALQSLKSRN, from the coding sequence GTGCTCGCCACAGCGGCGCTCGCCGGCTGCTCGGCGGGCACCGAAGGCACCCCCTACCCGGTCGAGACGGCCGCGACCGCGGCGTCGCAGAGCGCCAAGGCGGCTCAGCTGCCGCAACGGCCCGCCGAACTGACCCTGCAGGGCGTGAACCTGTGCGACGTCTTCCCGCAGGTGCAGCTCGACGCGCTGAAGATCACCAGCACGCCCCGGGAAGCGCCGGAGCAGGACGGGCCGACCTGCGTGTTCGACGCGGACGGCGCCGAGCCGGTGCACTCCTACCACGTGCGGGCGGTGTCGTCCGACCTCGAGCAGTGGATCACCGGCGCCCGCAAGAAGAACAGCATGACCACCGAACCGAAGAACATCGGCGGTTATCCGGCGCTGACGAACTACCGCGCGGCCGGCGAACCGGCCGACTGCGAAACGCTCGTCGGCGTGGCGAGGGGCCGGACGCTGGCCGTCCAGACCTTCGCCATCACCCGCGGCCAGCTCACGCAGCCGCAGCTGTGCGACATGTCGGCGCACGCCGCCGACCTGGCGCTGCAGTCCTTGAAGTCACGCAACTAG
- a CDS encoding transglycosylase SLT domain-containing protein produces the protein MALNGVGAGTPDNWDAFMKKVDQVEKVNLQKITDAATQFRDAGKNAGDHNASLKTSTEALDAKVWAGPAADQFFTYVRQVRDAGTKVQTHLEDVAKDLDDLQQNLAQIKKTVQDKQLAAEKAVNDRNTTAETAMNKALADAKTAVDNGKPAPSPSAAEILATAKTDIHTITAGYDGDVAGLQTQADTAIKASQKLMSQQIEGGYDQVPLPASTPAAPKSTGGIHSNGASHGGGGGGGGGGGGGGGGGLGPSGGPPASPPPGNVQQWIQEAIKALQAAGVPVTDADIPNIWAIIQHESGGNPNAINNWDSNAAAGHPSKGLMQCIDSTFNAHKLPGHDNIYNPVDNIIAGVKYSVDRYGGLGNVPGIKAMAHGGAYQGY, from the coding sequence GTGGCATTGAACGGGGTCGGCGCCGGAACACCGGACAATTGGGACGCCTTCATGAAGAAGGTCGACCAGGTCGAAAAGGTCAATCTGCAGAAAATCACCGACGCCGCGACGCAGTTCCGCGACGCCGGGAAGAACGCGGGTGACCACAATGCCTCGCTGAAGACCTCCACCGAGGCGCTGGACGCGAAGGTGTGGGCCGGTCCGGCGGCGGACCAGTTCTTCACCTACGTCCGCCAGGTCCGCGACGCCGGCACGAAGGTGCAGACCCACCTCGAGGACGTCGCCAAGGACCTCGACGACCTGCAGCAGAACCTCGCACAGATCAAGAAGACCGTCCAGGACAAGCAGCTGGCCGCGGAAAAGGCCGTCAACGACCGCAACACCACGGCCGAGACAGCCATGAACAAGGCGCTGGCCGACGCCAAGACGGCGGTCGACAACGGCAAGCCGGCCCCGAGTCCCAGCGCGGCCGAAATCCTCGCCACGGCCAAGACCGACATCCACACCATCACCGCGGGCTACGACGGTGACGTGGCCGGGCTGCAGACCCAGGCCGACACGGCGATCAAGGCCTCGCAGAAGCTGATGTCCCAGCAGATCGAGGGCGGCTACGACCAGGTTCCGCTGCCGGCCAGCACCCCCGCGGCGCCCAAGAGCACCGGCGGCATCCACTCCAACGGCGCGTCCCACGGCGGCGGTGGGGGCGGAGGCGGCGGTGGTGGGGGTGGCGGCGGTGGTGGCCTCGGCCCCAGCGGCGGCCCGCCCGCTTCACCGCCCCCGGGGAACGTCCAGCAGTGGATCCAGGAGGCCATCAAGGCGCTCCAGGCCGCCGGCGTGCCGGTGACCGACGCCGACATCCCCAACATCTGGGCGATCATCCAGCACGAGTCCGGCGGGAACCCGAACGCGATCAACAACTGGGATTCGAACGCGGCCGCGGGGCACCCGTCCAAGGGGCTCATGCAGTGCATCGACTCGACGTTCAACGCGCACAAGCTGCCCGGGCACGACAACATCTACAACCCGGTCGACAACATCATCGCCGGCGTGAAGTACTCGGTCGACCGCTACGGCGGCCTCGGGAACGTGCCCGGCATCAAGGCCATGGCGCACGGCGGCGCCTACCAGGGCTACTGA
- a CDS encoding pyridoxal phosphate-dependent aminotransferase gives MVDLGAFAGPALRAAVPPFHVMDVLSAAGARQRSHGDLVSLAAGQPSAPAPKPVLDAAEKALRSGTLGYTEQLGVPELRDAVAGHYQRKYGLDVSARDVVMTTGSSGGFLLAFLSAFDPGARVAMARPGYPAYRNLLSVLGCEVVEFATTAETNFQPTVALLDELGPIDGLIVASPSNPTGTVLPPGELAAITGWCASHGVQLISDEIYHGVSYGAPPEARFPAEGAWKQLDCAWQFGREPMVLGSFSKYFAMTGWRLGWMLVPQRLHRAVDVLTGNFTICPPAVSQYAAIAAFTPEAYAEADAHVEHYRANRDRLFAGLKGIGLDKLAPADGAFYAYADVSAHTEDSLSWCQRLLADTGLAITPGIDFDPVDGGKYVRFSFAGSAGDIDEGVRRLGAWLGQGEP, from the coding sequence ATGGTCGACCTCGGAGCCTTCGCCGGGCCCGCGCTGCGGGCCGCCGTGCCGCCCTTCCACGTCATGGACGTCCTTTCCGCGGCCGGAGCACGGCAGCGCAGCCACGGCGATCTCGTGTCGCTCGCCGCCGGGCAGCCGTCCGCACCCGCGCCGAAACCCGTGCTCGATGCCGCGGAGAAGGCCCTCCGGAGCGGCACCCTCGGCTACACCGAGCAGCTCGGCGTCCCCGAGCTGCGGGACGCCGTCGCGGGGCACTACCAGCGGAAGTACGGCCTCGACGTCTCCGCGCGGGACGTCGTCATGACGACCGGGTCGTCCGGCGGGTTCCTGCTGGCCTTCCTCAGCGCGTTCGACCCCGGTGCCCGGGTCGCGATGGCGCGGCCCGGCTACCCGGCCTACCGGAACCTGCTGTCCGTGCTCGGCTGCGAGGTGGTCGAGTTCGCGACGACCGCCGAGACGAACTTCCAGCCCACCGTGGCCCTGCTCGACGAACTGGGTCCGATCGACGGCCTGATCGTCGCGAGCCCCAGCAACCCGACCGGCACCGTGCTGCCGCCCGGAGAGCTCGCCGCGATCACCGGCTGGTGCGCGTCGCACGGCGTCCAGCTGATCAGCGACGAGATCTACCACGGTGTCTCTTACGGTGCACCGCCCGAGGCACGCTTTCCCGCCGAGGGCGCATGGAAACAGCTTGACTGCGCATGGCAGTTCGGCCGTGAGCCGATGGTGCTCGGCAGTTTCTCGAAGTACTTCGCGATGACCGGCTGGCGGCTCGGCTGGATGCTCGTGCCGCAGCGCCTGCACCGCGCGGTCGACGTCCTGACCGGCAACTTCACCATCTGCCCGCCCGCGGTCTCGCAGTACGCGGCCATCGCCGCCTTCACGCCCGAGGCGTACGCCGAGGCCGACGCGCACGTCGAGCACTACCGCGCCAACCGCGACCGGCTCTTCGCCGGCCTGAAGGGCATCGGCCTCGACAAGCTCGCCCCCGCCGACGGCGCCTTCTACGCCTACGCCGACGTCAGTGCCCACACCGAAGACAGCCTCAGCTGGTGTCAGCGGCTGCTGGCCGACACCGGGCTCGCCATCACCCCCGGCATCGACTTCGACCCCGTCGACGGCGGCAAGTACGTGCGCTTCTCCTTCGCGGGAAGCGCCGGCGACATCGACGAGGGCGTCCGCCGGCTGGGGGCCTGGCTGGGCCAGGGGGAACCCTGA
- a CDS encoding HAD family hydrolase, with amino-acid sequence MNWIVFDYGDVLSKPSAARPELAAKLGAPLPAFEQAYWDLRIPYDAGSTPLEYWQAVGDAVGRPVDEALSDELTRIDVEGWAHLEPSSKDLLEALAEAGASLALLSNAPSVFGEWVRAQDWARLFKVTLFSGDVRCVKPDAKIFELLLEQLGAEPGDCLFFDDRQSNVDGAKAVGLKAQLWNGAEAARAWLD; translated from the coding sequence GTGAACTGGATCGTCTTCGACTACGGCGACGTGCTCAGCAAGCCGAGCGCGGCCCGGCCGGAGCTGGCCGCCAAGCTGGGCGCGCCGCTGCCGGCGTTCGAGCAGGCCTACTGGGACCTGCGGATCCCCTACGACGCGGGCAGCACGCCGCTGGAGTACTGGCAGGCGGTCGGCGACGCCGTGGGCCGGCCCGTCGACGAGGCGCTTTCCGACGAGCTGACCAGGATCGACGTCGAAGGCTGGGCGCACCTGGAGCCGTCATCGAAGGACCTGCTCGAAGCGCTGGCCGAGGCGGGCGCGTCGCTGGCCCTGCTCTCGAACGCGCCGTCGGTGTTCGGCGAGTGGGTCCGCGCGCAGGACTGGGCGCGGTTGTTCAAGGTGACGCTGTTCTCGGGCGACGTCCGGTGCGTGAAACCGGACGCGAAGATCTTCGAGCTGCTGCTGGAGCAGCTCGGGGCCGAGCCGGGCGACTGCCTGTTCTTCGACGACCGTCAGTCCAATGTGGACGGCGCGAAGGCGGTCGGGCTCAAGGCCCAGCTGTGGAACGGCGCCGAGGCGGCGCGGGCGTGGCTCGACTGA